The following are encoded together in the Arcticibacterium luteifluviistationis genome:
- a CDS encoding DUF6250 domain-containing protein, translated as MKSNTLNFTLSISILSFIAVLSSCNVNSKKIIINDKTYTSKLIFEDDFDKGLDNWKVEQMPKGNTVVNKSKLEIDDVSGCTVWLNKKLEGAISIEYDVFIIRDGGANDRVSDLNCFWMVQDPENPENLFAASEKRGGKFSNYDSLKLYYMGVGGNDNGTTRFRRYIGNGERPLLPEHDLKDSKYMLEPNKTYHIKIIAKNNTVQYYKDDVLFVDFTDDNPYTSGYFGFRTVKNHMTVDNFKVYKIEAE; from the coding sequence ATGAAAAGTAACACGTTGAATTTCACGCTCTCTATATCCATTCTTTCATTCATTGCTGTGCTATCTTCTTGCAATGTCAACTCTAAAAAGATAATTATCAATGATAAAACTTACACGAGTAAACTGATTTTTGAAGATGATTTTGACAAAGGATTAGACAATTGGAAAGTAGAGCAAATGCCCAAGGGCAATACCGTGGTTAATAAAAGTAAACTAGAAATAGATGATGTGTCTGGCTGTACAGTATGGCTTAACAAAAAGCTAGAAGGGGCTATTAGCATTGAATACGACGTTTTCATCATCCGAGACGGAGGGGCAAACGATCGCGTTTCAGACCTCAATTGTTTTTGGATGGTACAAGACCCAGAGAATCCAGAAAACCTGTTTGCAGCATCAGAAAAACGTGGTGGTAAGTTCTCAAATTATGACTCCCTGAAATTATACTACATGGGTGTAGGAGGAAACGACAATGGCACCACAAGGTTTAGAAGGTACATAGGAAATGGAGAAAGGCCTCTCCTACCTGAGCATGATTTAAAAGACAGCAAATACATGCTAGAACCTAACAAAACCTACCACATTAAGATTATAGCTAAAAACAATACAGTCCAATACTATAAAGACGATGTCCTGTTTGTGGATTTTACAGACGATAATCCTTATACGTCAGGGTATTTCGGATTTAGAACCGTTAAGAACCACATGACGGTTGATAACTTCAAGGTCTATAAGATTGAAGCGGAATAA
- a CDS encoding RagB/SusD family nutrient uptake outer membrane protein yields MKKIIQIIIPCLMVLFTSCEDKFIDLTPPASITDDVYYTEAEHFLTGSNRFYTNLIRWNDQGIYSGHGSDLVGYTEDGGMQEYSRGDTQAAAEDAYYSAPYTAIRDMNLLLARAEAYEGNDIGEYVAATKFHRAWQYFFLVQRFGGVTLVTEPLDVDSESLFGARNSRYEVVAQILADLDDAIAGLPTEQDIAGGDKGKISKWAAMAFKANVLLHEATWMKYVGTSTDGDGTSTGAGSAGFSESNINTYLQEAVTLTKTVMDNGGFELWNHNEELDNLSSNFLFNLEDGGSNPGGFDKATNKEFILYNKYDFTFRQAGTLVSHVYEGRMKPSRKMIDMFLCDDGLPIDQSPKFEGYANTPDEFQNRDYRMRAYFTYHKNLGEVPQNGDVVLNGTNNFGYFNSKFMSWKWGTDEAYRATTTEAYDMPLIRLAEVYLMYAEALYELNGSLSDAQMAESINLVKARAGLPAITNAFLSANNMDIKTEIRRERTIELYAESGSRFNDLKRWGIAEQELGETIYGAVIEGTVYEGNTALYDPAKYGYGEETTMTGVGQRRCLIVQPSGIRNFTKDDYLFPLPTSQVGLNDNLRQNAGY; encoded by the coding sequence ATGAAAAAAATAATACAGATAATTATACCATGTTTGATGGTGCTCTTTACATCTTGTGAAGATAAGTTTATAGACTTAACACCTCCTGCTTCAATTACAGACGATGTCTACTATACCGAAGCCGAACATTTTTTAACGGGTTCTAACAGGTTTTATACTAACCTGATAAGATGGAATGATCAAGGCATATATTCTGGTCATGGTTCAGATTTAGTAGGCTATACTGAAGACGGTGGTATGCAAGAATATAGCAGAGGAGATACGCAGGCAGCAGCGGAAGATGCATATTATTCAGCTCCTTACACTGCTATAAGAGACATGAATCTTTTACTGGCACGAGCAGAGGCTTACGAAGGAAATGACATTGGGGAGTATGTAGCTGCCACTAAGTTTCATAGAGCTTGGCAGTATTTCTTTCTAGTGCAGCGATTTGGAGGTGTTACTTTAGTAACAGAACCTTTAGATGTTGATTCAGAATCACTTTTTGGAGCACGTAATAGCAGGTACGAAGTGGTTGCTCAAATTTTAGCTGACCTAGATGATGCTATAGCGGGCTTACCAACAGAACAGGACATTGCAGGCGGAGATAAAGGGAAAATAAGTAAATGGGCAGCCATGGCATTTAAAGCAAACGTGCTATTGCATGAGGCTACTTGGATGAAATATGTAGGCACAAGTACTGATGGAGATGGCACTTCAACCGGAGCTGGTAGTGCAGGTTTTTCTGAATCTAATATTAACACGTACCTTCAAGAGGCAGTTACCTTAACTAAGACGGTAATGGATAACGGAGGTTTTGAACTTTGGAATCACAATGAGGAGCTTGATAATTTAAGTTCAAATTTCTTATTTAATCTAGAAGATGGTGGGTCTAACCCGGGTGGATTTGATAAGGCGACAAATAAGGAATTTATTCTTTATAATAAATACGATTTTACTTTCAGACAGGCTGGTACACTAGTAAGCCACGTTTATGAAGGGCGAATGAAACCAAGCAGAAAAATGATAGATATGTTTTTATGCGATGATGGTTTACCAATAGACCAATCTCCAAAGTTTGAAGGTTATGCAAATACACCTGATGAGTTCCAAAACAGAGACTATAGAATGAGGGCTTATTTTACGTATCATAAGAACCTTGGTGAGGTTCCGCAAAACGGTGACGTGGTTTTAAATGGTACAAACAATTTCGGTTACTTCAATTCGAAGTTTATGAGTTGGAAATGGGGAACCGATGAAGCTTATAGAGCAACTACTACTGAGGCTTATGACATGCCTTTAATACGTTTGGCAGAAGTATATTTAATGTATGCAGAAGCTTTATATGAGCTAAATGGAAGTTTATCTGATGCACAAATGGCGGAGTCTATTAATTTGGTGAAAGCTAGGGCTGGTTTACCTGCAATAACAAACGCCTTCTTATCTGCTAATAACATGGATATAAAAACTGAAATTAGAAGAGAGCGTACTATTGAGCTTTACGCAGAAAGTGGTTCAAGGTTTAATGACCTTAAACGTTGGGGTATTGCGGAGCAAGAATTAGGCGAAACTATATATGGTGCTGTTATAGAAGGTACTGTTTACGAAGGAAATACGGCCTTATATGACCCAGCTAAATATGGTTACGGTGAAGAAACCACTATGACTGGAGTTGGCCAAAGAAGATGTCTTATAGTACAGCCATCAGGAATTCGTAATTTCACTAAAGATGATTATTTATTTCCCTTGCCTACATCTCAGGTTGGTTTAAATGATAATTTAAGACAAAACGCAGGATACTAA
- a CDS encoding arylsulfatase, which translates to MRINLKKEHKVLNLTKYISLLLSIFLFISCTSQNENDNKPNVILIMVDDQGYGDIASLGNEYIKTPNMDYLHDNSARFTQYHVSPTCAPTRAAIMTGHHSNRAGVWHTVNGRSLILERETTMAQIFKENGYSTGIFGKWHLGDNYPFRPEDKGFDEVLVHGGGGIEQTMDYWDNDYFDDTYIHNGKLKKFDGFCTDIWFENAKKYIGGNKDKPFFCYLSTNAAHSPYFVDDKYSDPYKDNENIPNAAFYGLLANVDENIGKLVEYLKAIELMDNTIIIFTTDNGTAAGAKMAKGEDRLDGFIGKGNNAGMRGVKASMYEGGHRVPLFIHWKDGGISTGKDINELTAHYDILPTLIDLCKLEASPELKFDGKSLTPLMTGNKEGFKDRIVITNSQRIENPEPWRRTALMQSNWRLINGEELYDLSSDPEQRSNIAEQHPEKMDELKTAYDEWWAEISPSYKDQPFIYIGHEAENPVKLYSHDWHTDAVASPWHQRHIRTGYKDNGYWLIRVAEKGKYSVKLRRWPVETKLALNAEAPIRPAKEGTSVRASKKGKALNITAARIAIQDLALSKEVDSNAEFTEFEVELEKGETHLKTWFTLEDKEELGAYFVIVEKL; encoded by the coding sequence ATGAGAATAAATCTAAAAAAGGAACACAAGGTCTTAAATCTAACAAAATACATTTCTTTGCTTTTGTCCATATTCTTATTCATTTCCTGCACATCGCAGAATGAGAATGATAATAAGCCCAATGTAATCCTCATCATGGTCGATGACCAAGGTTATGGCGACATAGCAAGTTTAGGAAATGAGTATATCAAAACACCGAACATGGATTACCTCCATGACAACAGTGCTAGGTTTACACAGTACCACGTTTCGCCTACCTGTGCCCCTACCCGTGCTGCCATCATGACAGGGCATCATTCTAACAGAGCCGGGGTTTGGCATACAGTCAATGGTCGTTCTCTGATTTTAGAAAGGGAGACCACCATGGCACAGATTTTCAAAGAAAACGGATACAGCACCGGTATTTTTGGCAAATGGCACTTAGGAGATAATTACCCTTTCAGACCAGAAGACAAAGGTTTTGATGAAGTACTGGTACATGGCGGTGGCGGAATAGAACAAACCATGGATTATTGGGACAATGACTATTTTGATGATACCTATATCCACAATGGTAAACTTAAAAAGTTTGATGGTTTTTGCACAGATATTTGGTTTGAAAATGCTAAAAAGTATATCGGCGGAAATAAAGACAAACCTTTCTTTTGTTATTTATCAACCAATGCTGCTCACTCCCCATATTTTGTAGATGACAAATATTCTGACCCTTATAAAGACAATGAGAATATCCCCAATGCGGCATTTTATGGCCTATTAGCCAATGTAGATGAGAACATTGGTAAGTTGGTAGAATATCTAAAAGCCATAGAACTTATGGATAATACCATTATCATTTTCACTACGGATAATGGCACTGCAGCTGGAGCCAAAATGGCAAAAGGAGAAGATAGATTAGACGGTTTTATAGGCAAGGGCAATAACGCAGGAATGCGTGGCGTAAAGGCGAGTATGTATGAAGGTGGCCACCGTGTTCCACTTTTTATTCATTGGAAAGATGGTGGTATTTCTACCGGAAAAGACATTAACGAGTTAACCGCTCACTATGACATCCTTCCTACTTTAATTGACCTTTGTAAACTAGAAGCTAGTCCTGAATTAAAGTTTGATGGAAAAAGTTTGACTCCGCTAATGACTGGCAATAAAGAGGGGTTTAAAGATAGAATAGTCATTACTAACTCACAGCGAATTGAAAATCCAGAACCTTGGAGAAGAACTGCTTTAATGCAGTCAAATTGGCGATTGATTAATGGAGAAGAATTATATGACTTAAGTTCAGACCCAGAGCAGCGTTCAAATATTGCGGAGCAACACCCTGAAAAGATGGATGAGCTTAAAACGGCTTATGATGAGTGGTGGGCTGAAATATCACCAAGCTATAAAGACCAACCCTTCATCTATATTGGTCATGAGGCCGAAAACCCAGTTAAGCTCTATTCTCATGATTGGCATACTGATGCAGTGGCTAGCCCTTGGCACCAAAGGCATATTAGAACAGGATATAAAGACAATGGCTACTGGCTAATAAGGGTAGCAGAAAAAGGCAAATACTCTGTAAAACTACGCCGCTGGCCAGTAGAAACTAAATTGGCCCTAAACGCTGAAGCTCCAATACGCCCTGCCAAAGAAGGAACTAGCGTAAGAGCAAGCAAGAAAGGTAAAGCTTTAAACATCACAGCAGCCAGAATAGCGATACAAGACCTCGCTTTGTCTAAAGAAGTGGATTCTAACGCAGAATTTACCGAATTTGAAGTCGAATTAGAAAAAGGTGAAACACACCTTAAGACCTGGTTTACTTTAGAGGATAAAGAAGAGTTAGGGGCTTATTTTGTAATAGTTGAGAAGTTATAA
- a CDS encoding sialate O-acetylesterase: MKKHLQLVLLVLFLYPQFVFADVKLNALFTDHMVIQRETKIPIWGWADAGEKVTVKGSWGKKASTVADKNGAWKLTLKTPKAGGPYQITVSGKNKILIDDVLSGEVWLCTGQSNMDFALEKFLNNAKDPKHQPLVEYVRNEVAQANDNQIRHIEVLQNTSVYEKQTDFSGKWVSAKGEDVKKISATGYFFAKELRQHLNVPIGLVECSWGGTRIQPWISEEAFLADQNLREYFLASRKETENSIENWESQAKPTGNKKPKVHPLKDMQVPATLYNGMLNAVIPYGIKGAIWYQGESNAVNMPNDYETMFTTMINSWRADWNQGDFPFYWAQLAACKRGNDKADKGWATVNDKLRRTLKLPNTGMAVLYDIGEPRDIHPHNKMDAGKRLALWALQQDYNIKVAAVSGPLYKTKTIDGNKIEIEFTEVGAGLMVGYKNLMDPAIPVNEPLKWFEIAGVDGVWKSAEAKINAFNKIEVWNVSVLKPINVRYAWSGNPEGANLYNKEGLPAAVFSTEP, from the coding sequence ATGAAAAAGCACTTACAATTAGTCCTTCTAGTCTTATTCCTTTATCCCCAATTTGTTTTTGCGGATGTTAAGTTGAACGCTCTTTTCACAGACCACATGGTGATACAGCGAGAAACCAAAATTCCAATTTGGGGCTGGGCAGATGCAGGTGAAAAGGTTACCGTAAAAGGTAGCTGGGGAAAGAAAGCAAGTACGGTAGCCGACAAAAACGGAGCATGGAAATTGACTTTAAAAACACCCAAAGCAGGTGGCCCATACCAGATTACCGTTTCGGGAAAGAATAAAATATTAATTGATGATGTTTTGTCTGGAGAAGTTTGGCTTTGCACTGGACAGTCTAACATGGATTTTGCCCTTGAAAAATTTTTAAACAATGCCAAAGACCCCAAACACCAACCTTTGGTAGAATACGTAAGAAATGAAGTTGCTCAGGCAAACGACAATCAAATTCGGCATATTGAAGTACTTCAAAACACTTCCGTATATGAAAAACAAACAGATTTTAGTGGTAAATGGGTAAGTGCCAAAGGTGAAGACGTCAAGAAAATTTCTGCCACGGGTTATTTCTTTGCAAAAGAATTAAGACAACACCTCAATGTGCCCATAGGTTTGGTGGAATGCTCATGGGGAGGAACAAGAATTCAACCTTGGATTTCGGAAGAGGCCTTTTTGGCTGACCAAAACCTAAGAGAATATTTCTTGGCCAGTAGGAAGGAAACAGAAAACAGTATAGAAAATTGGGAGAGCCAAGCAAAACCTACAGGTAACAAAAAACCTAAAGTGCATCCGCTTAAAGATATGCAAGTGCCAGCCACACTGTATAATGGTATGCTAAATGCAGTTATTCCCTATGGCATAAAAGGGGCTATTTGGTACCAAGGCGAAAGTAATGCGGTAAATATGCCAAATGACTATGAAACCATGTTTACCACCATGATAAATAGTTGGCGAGCAGATTGGAATCAGGGCGACTTCCCATTTTACTGGGCACAGCTGGCGGCTTGCAAACGCGGAAATGACAAGGCTGACAAAGGTTGGGCTACCGTCAATGACAAATTACGTAGAACTTTAAAACTTCCAAACACAGGCATGGCTGTGCTGTATGATATTGGCGAACCACGCGACATACACCCACACAACAAAATGGATGCAGGTAAGCGACTCGCTCTTTGGGCTCTCCAACAAGATTATAATATCAAAGTAGCTGCTGTAAGCGGTCCTTTATATAAAACTAAGACCATTGATGGTAACAAAATTGAGATAGAATTTACAGAGGTGGGGGCTGGATTAATGGTTGGTTACAAAAATTTGATGGACCCAGCCATTCCGGTAAACGAGCCTTTAAAATGGTTTGAGATTGCGGGTGTAGATGGTGTTTGGAAATCGGCTGAGGCAAAAATAAATGCTTTCAACAAAATTGAGGTATGGAATGTCAGTGTCCTTAAGCCAATAAATGTTAGATACGCGTGGTCTGGCAACCCCGAAGGAGCAAATCTTTACAACAAAGAAGGCTTGCCCGCAGCTGTTTTTTCTACCGAACCATAA
- a CDS encoding DUF7133 domain-containing protein codes for MKLKKKYVLLIGILALNGCIKKLYSDEIYQKHEIVREAPSTFLSPEESMETFHLPAGYKVELVASEPMVDEPVAIAWDGDGKMYVAEMNTYMQDVNGSGTDNAISKIKLLIDTDGDGKMDKSTVFIDSLMLPRMILPLKDELIVNETYSYDLWSYKDTNNDGVADKKERVYYNPKRRGGNLEHQQSGLVWNLDNWVYTTYNPMRFKFQAGGIQVDTLENMPSGQWGLTQDEMGINYYSSAGSENPAYGFQQPPAYGNYNPEGRLSKGFIEPWPIVSTPDVQGGPKRLREDNTLNHFTGVAGQEIFLGHKLPPSTYGDLFIPEPVGRLIRRAKVKTENGKKVLYNAYDKTEFMASTDLNFRPVQAKTGPDGALYIVDMYRGIIQESNWTREGSSLRPVIIRKELDKNIGRGRIYRIVHEDITPDVKPNLSNKSAAELIPYLGHPNGWYRNTAQKLLILMDDKSAVEELRHIADSNMSFFDKLFNSDKDFGIERVHALWTLEGMGVIDKELITKKLKDSDPRVRITAIRLSENFLRNGDANMVSSLANLLKDSNIEVVNQLALSLRYSKDQNATDILNEMADMYFENEIVSHSVTESLKKDDSALAKLKEQIAERSLGEKQSILRGYDSYKQLCTTCHGPNLMGLATEDGSLIAPSLIGSERVKGDKTILSKILLNGLIGPIEGKEYGIMMPLKSNSDDWIADVLTYVRAMNNEDGVHKRVVRDARAETGDREDYWTLEELTK; via the coding sequence ATGAAATTGAAGAAAAAGTACGTTTTACTTATTGGAATTCTAGCACTAAACGGCTGTATCAAAAAGTTATATTCTGATGAAATATACCAGAAACATGAAATAGTTAGAGAAGCCCCCTCCACTTTCCTTTCTCCTGAAGAAAGCATGGAAACTTTCCATTTGCCAGCGGGATACAAAGTAGAGTTAGTAGCTAGCGAACCGATGGTAGACGAACCTGTGGCCATAGCTTGGGATGGCGACGGGAAAATGTATGTGGCAGAAATGAACACCTACATGCAAGATGTAAATGGCTCCGGTACCGATAATGCCATTAGTAAAATCAAGCTTCTAATAGATACAGATGGCGATGGAAAAATGGACAAAAGCACCGTATTTATAGATAGTCTGATGTTGCCGAGAATGATTTTACCGCTCAAAGACGAGCTGATAGTAAACGAAACTTATTCTTACGATTTATGGAGTTATAAAGACACAAATAATGATGGCGTAGCCGACAAGAAAGAGCGTGTTTACTATAATCCTAAACGAAGAGGAGGAAACCTAGAACATCAGCAAAGTGGATTGGTTTGGAACTTAGATAACTGGGTATATACCACCTATAATCCTATGCGTTTCAAATTTCAAGCTGGCGGAATTCAAGTAGATACCCTTGAAAACATGCCGAGTGGCCAGTGGGGACTTACACAAGACGAAATGGGCATTAACTATTACTCTTCTGCAGGTAGCGAAAACCCGGCTTATGGATTTCAACAGCCCCCTGCTTATGGCAATTATAACCCTGAAGGTAGATTATCAAAAGGTTTTATAGAGCCATGGCCTATTGTAAGCACTCCAGATGTGCAGGGTGGCCCTAAAAGACTTCGTGAAGACAATACACTAAATCATTTTACGGGCGTAGCAGGTCAGGAGATTTTCCTTGGTCATAAACTCCCCCCTTCTACTTATGGCGATTTGTTTATTCCTGAGCCTGTAGGCCGATTAATCAGGAGAGCAAAAGTCAAAACCGAAAATGGCAAAAAAGTTCTTTATAACGCCTATGACAAAACCGAATTCATGGCATCTACTGACCTAAATTTCAGACCCGTGCAAGCTAAAACTGGCCCTGATGGTGCTTTATACATTGTAGATATGTACAGAGGAATTATTCAAGAGAGTAATTGGACTAGAGAAGGAAGTTCTCTAAGACCAGTAATTATTCGTAAAGAATTGGATAAAAACATTGGAAGAGGAAGGATTTACAGAATAGTACATGAAGATATCACTCCTGATGTAAAGCCAAATCTGTCAAATAAATCAGCCGCAGAATTAATCCCCTATTTGGGCCACCCAAATGGTTGGTATCGTAACACTGCCCAAAAATTATTGATACTAATGGACGACAAATCTGCTGTGGAGGAATTGAGGCATATCGCTGACAGTAATATGTCGTTTTTTGATAAATTATTTAACAGCGACAAAGACTTTGGAATAGAAAGAGTGCACGCACTGTGGACATTAGAAGGCATGGGCGTGATTGACAAAGAACTAATCACCAAGAAATTAAAAGATTCAGACCCAAGAGTACGAATAACAGCGATAAGATTAAGTGAGAACTTTTTAAGAAATGGAGATGCAAACATGGTTTCTAGCCTAGCCAACTTGTTGAAAGATTCAAATATTGAAGTAGTCAATCAGCTCGCTTTAAGTTTGAGGTATAGCAAAGACCAAAATGCTACAGACATTTTGAATGAAATGGCTGATATGTATTTTGAAAACGAGATAGTATCACATTCTGTAACAGAAAGCCTTAAAAAAGATGATTCTGCTTTAGCAAAATTAAAAGAACAAATTGCCGAGCGGAGTTTGGGTGAAAAGCAAAGTATCTTAAGAGGCTATGACTCTTACAAACAGCTTTGTACCACCTGTCATGGGCCAAATTTAATGGGCCTTGCCACTGAAGATGGCTCACTAATAGCTCCATCATTAATAGGAAGTGAGCGAGTAAAGGGGGACAAAACCATACTAAGTAAAATACTCCTTAACGGACTTATAGGGCCTATAGAAGGTAAAGAGTACGGTATAATGATGCCGCTTAAAAGCAATAGTGATGACTGGATAGCAGACGTATTGACTTATGTAAGAGCCATGAATAATGAAGATGGTGTCCATAAAAGAGTAGTAAGAGATGCTAGAGCAGAAACTGGCGATAGAGAAGATTACTGGACCTTAGAAGAATTGACAAAATAA
- a CDS encoding sulfatase-like hydrolase/transferase translates to MKKYAAVLVLFGTMFSCFTNNNKESKEQKRPNFLFVLADDQSPFDLQTYDPKSILETPNISQLAKEGIVIESARHMGSMNGAVCTPSRHMTMSGRTLWHLPPSAEFQKQTDPHFLDEQTIGAVFNRAGYKTMRTCKKGNSYPGANKQFTVVHDATKRGGTEETGSAWHSKQVIEYLDDREATKEQDPFFVYLGFSHPHDTRNGTPELLEKYGAVNHTDQNSLPLANPKQPVLQDNYLEAHPFFHGHPELRDEERVSGVWKNRDENTIRNELGREYACSENIDIQLGKVLKRLEELGELDNTYIIYTADHGMAIGRHGLQGKQNLYEHTWRVPFIIKGPGLAANKRAEGNIYQLDLLPTLCELAGIEAPETVEGKSFLPVLKGEKSVIRDVMYGVYAGGTKPGMRTVKKGDWKLIKYDVMDGAVRETQLFNLAENPNEYLPEHHKSGEMETDLAESPKYAAKLAEMEAVLLEQMEQHDDPYRLWNQTK, encoded by the coding sequence ATGAAAAAATACGCGGCAGTACTAGTTCTTTTTGGAACCATGTTTTCATGCTTCACAAACAATAACAAAGAGTCGAAAGAACAAAAGCGACCTAATTTCCTTTTTGTATTGGCGGACGACCAATCACCATTCGATTTACAAACCTATGACCCAAAGTCAATTTTAGAAACTCCGAACATTAGCCAATTAGCTAAAGAAGGTATTGTGATAGAGTCTGCGAGGCACATGGGTTCTATGAATGGAGCTGTATGTACGCCTTCTAGGCACATGACTATGTCTGGCAGAACGCTATGGCATTTACCACCAAGTGCTGAGTTTCAAAAACAAACAGACCCTCACTTTTTAGATGAGCAAACCATAGGAGCCGTTTTTAATAGAGCCGGATACAAAACAATGAGAACCTGTAAAAAAGGAAACTCATACCCAGGTGCTAACAAACAATTTACCGTAGTACACGATGCTACTAAACGAGGAGGAACAGAAGAAACCGGTAGTGCATGGCACTCAAAACAAGTCATAGAATATTTGGATGACAGAGAAGCTACAAAAGAGCAAGACCCGTTTTTTGTGTACCTAGGATTCTCTCATCCTCATGATACTAGAAATGGAACACCTGAACTATTAGAAAAATATGGTGCAGTAAATCATACGGACCAAAACAGCCTTCCATTGGCTAATCCTAAGCAGCCTGTTTTACAAGACAACTACCTAGAAGCTCACCCTTTCTTTCATGGACATCCTGAATTAAGAGATGAGGAGCGTGTAAGTGGCGTATGGAAAAACAGAGACGAAAATACCATTAGAAACGAACTAGGTAGAGAATATGCTTGCTCTGAAAACATTGACATTCAGTTAGGTAAAGTGCTTAAAAGGCTGGAAGAACTAGGCGAATTAGATAATACCTACATCATTTATACGGCTGACCACGGCATGGCCATAGGACGACATGGCCTACAAGGAAAGCAAAACCTATATGAGCATACTTGGCGTGTTCCTTTTATCATAAAAGGACCTGGCTTAGCAGCTAATAAACGTGCCGAGGGTAATATTTATCAGTTAGACCTATTGCCAACCTTATGTGAATTGGCAGGCATAGAAGCTCCAGAAACTGTAGAAGGAAAGAGCTTTTTACCCGTACTGAAAGGTGAAAAATCAGTGATTAGAGATGTAATGTATGGCGTTTATGCTGGTGGTACCAAACCTGGCATGCGTACCGTCAAGAAAGGCGACTGGAAACTCATAAAATATGATGTAATGGATGGAGCCGTAAGAGAAACCCAGCTGTTTAACCTTGCCGAAAACCCAAATGAGTATTTACCAGAACACCACAAATCAGGTGAGATGGAAACTGACTTAGCTGAAAGCCCAAAATACGCTGCAAAACTGGCCGAAATGGAAGCTGTGCTTTTAGAACAAATGGAGCAACATGACGACCCATATAGACTATGGAACCAAACTAAATAA
- a CDS encoding DUF2750 domain-containing protein produces MHIKQLETVFKLESKERYGYLIRKVADFGQVFLIADKKGNYVTCGTDDEMIIPIWPELEFAQELIKTEWRNCVVKMVELTEFMKWMDKLESENYLVGGFPNQKLNSIVVKPIEIKNHLIFECQQYE; encoded by the coding sequence ATGCACATTAAACAATTGGAAACTGTATTTAAACTTGAATCGAAAGAACGGTATGGATACCTGATAAGAAAAGTTGCGGATTTTGGGCAAGTATTTCTGATTGCGGACAAAAAAGGAAATTACGTTACTTGCGGAACTGATGACGAAATGATTATTCCAATCTGGCCTGAATTGGAATTCGCTCAAGAACTAATCAAAACTGAATGGCGGAATTGTGTTGTTAAAATGGTTGAACTTACTGAATTTATGAAATGGATGGATAAATTGGAATCGGAAAATTATCTCGTTGGCGGATTTCCAAATCAAAAACTGAATTCTATTGTTGTAAAGCCAATCGAAATTAAGAATCATTTAATATTTGAATGTCAACAATACGAGTAA